A genomic window from Sanguibacter antarcticus includes:
- a CDS encoding MFS transporter, with protein sequence MTRQARLSATRPSGLPGLVGAHTLAVVGNVVTLVALPLYVLDETGSAVLTGVLAIATTLPIVLGGALGGVLVDRFGYRRSSIVSDLVGAATISAIPLLHATVGLPLWGLFALVFATGLLDAPGQGARTALVPEAAGRAGVPLDRAMGWWGAAQRSGAMIGAPLAGLLVAWLGPIVVLVLNGATFLVSALLVQRTVPVDLQAEDDPTGPGASGDAPDEAYWAALRAGLQAVWSARLLRAVVLMVLLTNALDVGLLNVALPVYAADELGGARAYGLLVGAFGLGALTGSLVYSAVGTRVSRRATYALGFALAGPPMCFALAARPGLVGCVAVMVVGGLAAGALNPIIGTLLLEQVPRRMRARVNGAVGAGAWAAMPVGALGAGVLVEEVGLVTALVVMGAAYTVIVVGPFVLPVWRGLERPRTVGTVDDHG encoded by the coding sequence ATGACACGTCAGGCCCGACTTTCCGCGACGCGACCCTCCGGGCTCCCTGGGCTGGTCGGCGCGCACACCCTCGCTGTGGTCGGCAACGTCGTCACCCTCGTCGCGCTCCCGCTCTACGTCCTCGACGAGACGGGCAGCGCCGTCCTCACCGGGGTGCTGGCGATCGCCACGACCCTCCCGATCGTGCTGGGAGGCGCCCTCGGCGGCGTCCTCGTCGACCGGTTCGGCTACCGCCGCTCGTCGATCGTCTCCGACCTCGTCGGAGCAGCCACGATCAGCGCGATCCCGCTGCTGCACGCCACGGTCGGCCTGCCGTTGTGGGGGCTCTTCGCGCTCGTCTTCGCCACCGGGCTCCTCGACGCCCCCGGCCAGGGTGCACGGACCGCGCTCGTCCCCGAGGCGGCCGGGCGTGCAGGAGTGCCCCTCGACCGGGCCATGGGCTGGTGGGGAGCTGCACAACGGTCGGGCGCGATGATCGGCGCTCCGCTCGCAGGCCTCCTCGTCGCATGGCTCGGACCGATCGTCGTCCTCGTGCTCAACGGTGCGACCTTCCTCGTCTCCGCGCTCCTCGTCCAGCGCACGGTGCCGGTCGACCTCCAGGCCGAGGACGACCCCACCGGCCCTGGCGCGTCCGGAGACGCTCCGGACGAGGCCTACTGGGCAGCCCTGCGGGCCGGGCTCCAGGCGGTCTGGTCCGCCAGGCTCCTGCGCGCCGTGGTGCTCATGGTGCTCCTCACCAACGCGCTCGACGTCGGCCTGCTCAACGTCGCCCTGCCGGTCTACGCCGCCGACGAGCTCGGCGGCGCCCGCGCCTACGGTCTCCTCGTCGGAGCGTTCGGCCTCGGCGCCCTCACCGGGTCGCTCGTGTACAGCGCGGTCGGCACGCGAGTCTCGCGGCGCGCCACCTACGCCCTCGGTTTCGCGCTCGCTGGGCCGCCCATGTGCTTCGCGCTCGCGGCCCGCCCGGGCCTCGTCGGCTGCGTCGCTGTCATGGTGGTCGGCGGGCTGGCTGCGGGGGCCCTCAACCCCATCATCGGGACGCTGCTCCTCGAGCAGGTGCCTCGACGGATGCGTGCCCGCGTCAACGGTGCGGTGGGGGCTGGTGCCTGGGCCGCGATGCCCGTCGGGGCGCTCGGCGCCGGGGTCCTCGTGGAGGAGGTCGGGCTGGTCACGGCGCTCGTCGTGATGGGCGCCGCCTACACCGTCATTGTCGTGGGTCCGTTCGTGCTGCCCGTCTGGCGTGGGCTGGAGCGCCCTCGGACGGTCGGCACGGTGGACGATCACGGATAG
- the nadC gene encoding carboxylating nicotinate-nucleotide diphosphorylase, with product MTETPDPVTPSAPIAAHLAPGLDPGWVADVVRRTLDEDLGGDPGRDVTSESTIGPDAPAVAHLVARADGVVAGLSVVAEVLDQVATRFALAGVVVVLEAQDGDRVAAGRRLAVLTGPARVVLVAERSLLNLVSRASGVASATRRWADVLDGTGATVLDTRKTTPGLRELEKYAVRAGGGTNKRMGLYDVAMVKDNHIVAAGSVSGAIEAVRTTYPGVLVQVEADTVEQALEAVGAGARFLLLDNMPTDVLASTVQAVRALEHTTGKVELEATGNLTLDRAREVAETGVDFLSVGALTHSAPILDLALDLVAG from the coding sequence GTGACTGAGACACCCGATCCCGTGACCCCCTCCGCCCCGATCGCAGCGCACCTCGCGCCCGGGCTCGATCCAGGGTGGGTGGCCGACGTCGTGCGCCGCACCCTCGACGAGGACCTCGGTGGCGATCCTGGTCGCGACGTGACGAGCGAGTCGACCATCGGTCCCGACGCACCGGCGGTCGCCCACCTCGTGGCGCGGGCGGACGGGGTCGTGGCCGGGCTCTCCGTCGTGGCGGAGGTGCTCGACCAGGTCGCTACCCGCTTCGCGCTCGCTGGCGTCGTCGTCGTGCTCGAGGCGCAGGACGGCGACCGGGTCGCGGCTGGGCGCAGGCTCGCGGTCCTCACGGGACCTGCACGGGTCGTGCTCGTCGCGGAGCGCTCGCTCCTCAACCTCGTCAGCCGGGCGTCCGGTGTCGCGTCGGCGACGCGGCGCTGGGCGGACGTGCTCGACGGGACCGGTGCGACCGTCCTGGACACCCGCAAGACGACGCCGGGCCTGCGGGAGCTGGAGAAGTACGCGGTCCGCGCCGGCGGCGGGACGAACAAGCGGATGGGGCTCTACGACGTGGCGATGGTCAAGGACAACCACATCGTCGCGGCCGGCTCGGTGTCAGGTGCCATCGAGGCGGTCCGCACCACCTACCCGGGGGTGCTCGTGCAGGTGGAGGCCGACACGGTCGAGCAGGCGCTCGAGGCGGTCGGTGCCGGTGCGAGGTTCCTTCTTCTCGACAACATGCCCACAGACGTGCTGGCGAGCACCGTCCAGGCGGTGCGTGCGCTCGAGCACACGACCGGAAAGGTCGAGCTCGAGGCGACGGGCAACCTCACGCTCGATCGCGCGCGCGAGGTCGCTGAGACGGGCGTGGACTTCCTCTCCGTGGGTGCGCTCACGCACTCGGCGCCGATCCTCGACCTCGCTCTCGACCTCGTCGCGGGCTGA
- the lysS gene encoding lysine--tRNA ligase, which produces MTPPQTPAPSTTPEHGDDDLPEQLRVRREKRDRLIQGGGEAYPVSVPRTHTIAEVRSAYAHLEQGEETDELAGVAGRVVFLRNTGKLCFVALQDGEGNRLQIMLSQAVVGEESLAAFKADVDLGDHLFAHGRVISSKRGELSVFADSWQIAAKSLRPLPVLHKELSEEARVRQRYVDLIARPAARDVARLRAGVVRSLRDNLHRRTFMEIETPMLQTIHGGASARPFTTHMNAFDIDLFLRIAPELFLKRAVVGGIERVFEINRNFRNEGADSTHSPEFAMLEAYEAYGDYDTMAALTKDLVQGAARDVLGSTAVTLPDGEEYDLGGEWAQITMYGSLSEALGEEITPETTLDALVARAARDGISFDPKKASHGKLVEELWEHHVGDSLYAPTFVRDFPVETSPLTRDHRSVPGQVEKWDLYVRGVELATAYSELVDPVIQRQRFEAQALLAAAGDSEAMALDEDFLTAMEYAMPPSGGMGMGLDRLLMALTGLGIRETILFPLVKPTQ; this is translated from the coding sequence GTGACTCCTCCGCAGACCCCCGCCCCCAGCACGACGCCAGAGCACGGCGACGACGATCTCCCCGAGCAGCTGCGGGTCCGTCGCGAGAAGCGCGACCGGTTGATCCAGGGCGGTGGTGAGGCCTACCCGGTGTCGGTCCCACGGACCCACACGATCGCCGAGGTCCGCAGCGCCTACGCGCACCTCGAGCAGGGGGAGGAGACCGACGAGCTCGCTGGGGTCGCTGGTCGTGTCGTCTTCCTGCGCAACACCGGCAAGCTGTGCTTCGTCGCCCTGCAGGACGGTGAGGGCAACCGCCTGCAGATCATGCTCAGCCAGGCGGTCGTGGGCGAGGAGTCGCTCGCCGCGTTCAAGGCGGACGTCGACCTCGGGGACCACCTCTTCGCTCACGGTCGGGTCATCAGCTCCAAGCGCGGCGAGCTGAGCGTCTTTGCCGACTCGTGGCAGATCGCGGCGAAGTCGCTGCGCCCGCTGCCTGTCCTGCACAAAGAGCTGTCCGAAGAGGCACGCGTGCGTCAGCGGTACGTCGATCTCATCGCGCGTCCTGCAGCGCGCGACGTCGCACGGCTGCGTGCCGGTGTGGTGCGTTCCTTGCGGGACAACCTGCACCGGCGGACATTCATGGAGATCGAGACCCCGATGCTCCAGACGATCCATGGAGGCGCGTCGGCGCGCCCGTTCACGACGCACATGAATGCATTCGACATCGATCTCTTCCTGCGTATCGCGCCGGAGCTCTTCCTCAAGCGGGCTGTCGTCGGTGGAATCGAGCGCGTCTTCGAGATCAACCGGAATTTCCGCAACGAGGGCGCTGACTCGACGCACTCGCCCGAGTTTGCGATGCTCGAGGCGTATGAGGCCTACGGTGACTACGACACGATGGCCGCTCTGACGAAGGACCTCGTGCAGGGTGCCGCGCGCGACGTGCTCGGTAGCACGGCGGTGACGCTTCCTGACGGTGAGGAATACGACCTCGGCGGCGAGTGGGCGCAGATCACGATGTATGGCTCGTTGTCCGAGGCGCTCGGTGAGGAGATCACTCCGGAGACGACGCTCGACGCGCTCGTCGCCCGTGCTGCGCGGGACGGCATCTCTTTCGATCCCAAGAAGGCCAGCCACGGCAAGCTCGTGGAAGAGCTGTGGGAGCACCACGTCGGTGATTCGTTGTACGCGCCGACATTCGTCCGTGACTTTCCGGTCGAGACCTCGCCGCTGACGCGCGACCACCGTTCGGTCCCGGGCCAGGTGGAGAAGTGGGATCTCTACGTGCGCGGCGTCGAGCTGGCCACTGCTTACTCCGAGCTCGTCGACCCGGTCATCCAGCGTCAACGGTTCGAGGCGCAGGCTCTCCTCGCGGCGGCCGGAGACTCTGAGGCGATGGCACTGGACGAGGACTTCCTCACAGCGATGGAGTACGCGATGCCGCCGAGCGGGGGCATGGGGATGGGGCTCGACCGTCTCCTCATGGCGCTGACGGGGCTGGGGATCCGCGAGACCATCCTCTTTCCGCTGGTCAAGCCGACCCAGTAA
- a CDS encoding histone-like nucleoid-structuring protein Lsr2 — protein sequence MAQKVQVILVDDLDGGSADETVTFALDGVTYEIDLTTDNAAQLRDSLSTWTGHARKVARSGAKAARRPSGRAAAGGSSANTIREWARSNGYSVNERGRISAEIRAAYEAAN from the coding sequence GTGGCTCAGAAAGTACAGGTCATTCTTGTCGATGACCTTGATGGCGGTAGCGCAGACGAGACCGTCACGTTCGCTCTGGACGGCGTCACCTATGAGATCGATCTGACCACGGACAATGCAGCTCAGCTTCGCGACTCTCTCTCCACGTGGACGGGTCACGCACGCAAGGTTGCGCGTTCCGGTGCGAAGGCTGCACGCCGACCGAGCGGCCGTGCTGCCGCGGGTGGCTCCAGCGCGAACACGATTCGTGAATGGGCTCGTTCCAACGGATATTCTGTGAACGAGCGCGGTCGTATCTCGGCGGAGATCCGAGCAGCGTACGAGGCGGCAAACTAA
- a CDS encoding lactonase family protein has protein sequence MHWLFVGTYPTGDGPGTGEGIWGVPLDTGTGRLGAPRLLVEAAAPSFVAVSPSGLRLYAVSEQAHGTLSAFAVTLVDGTPVLERQGDEPSGGADPCHVVALEHEVWVSNYSSGTFGVQVLDDAGDLLPGGLVTFEHVGSGPVLDRQGGPHAHSSLATPCGRFAWVMDLGTDEVRRYRRTDGCGSAAGTGDSGTVEPDGTAVVFGPGTGPRHAVVHPRGTAFVVGELDASVHVVQTDRDSGSGVPVTRAPACVTPSREGVVPLPSHVALSPDGTRLYVAVRGPDVVSTFAVHVGGESEPATIEHRADTSVAGVWPRHFAVVEADDGADLLVVANQESSSLVVLRMDPSTGAGVVVSQAQVPAPACVVVA, from the coding sequence GTGCACTGGTTGTTCGTCGGTACCTATCCCACCGGAGACGGACCTGGAACGGGCGAGGGCATCTGGGGTGTCCCGCTCGATACGGGCACCGGCCGCCTCGGCGCACCACGGCTGCTCGTCGAGGCAGCAGCGCCCTCGTTCGTGGCCGTGTCTCCGTCGGGACTGCGGCTGTATGCAGTGTCTGAGCAGGCGCACGGCACGCTGTCAGCGTTCGCGGTGACTCTGGTCGACGGCACGCCTGTCCTCGAGCGGCAGGGCGACGAGCCGAGCGGGGGAGCCGACCCGTGCCACGTCGTGGCGCTCGAGCACGAGGTGTGGGTGAGCAACTACTCCTCGGGGACGTTCGGCGTCCAAGTGCTCGACGACGCTGGCGACCTCCTCCCCGGTGGCCTCGTCACGTTCGAGCACGTCGGTTCCGGCCCTGTCCTCGATCGTCAGGGTGGTCCGCACGCGCACTCGTCGCTCGCGACACCGTGCGGCAGGTTCGCCTGGGTGATGGACCTCGGGACAGACGAGGTCCGACGCTATCGGCGCACGGACGGCTGCGGGAGTGCCGCAGGGACCGGCGATTCCGGGACGGTCGAGCCGGACGGTACCGCGGTCGTCTTCGGTCCGGGGACCGGCCCACGGCACGCTGTCGTCCACCCACGAGGGACGGCGTTCGTCGTCGGGGAGCTCGACGCGTCCGTGCACGTGGTGCAGACGGATCGAGACTCGGGCAGCGGCGTCCCGGTGACGCGCGCTCCGGCGTGCGTGACGCCGTCGCGCGAAGGGGTGGTCCCGCTCCCGTCCCACGTCGCGCTGAGCCCGGACGGTACGCGGCTCTACGTCGCGGTCCGCGGGCCTGACGTGGTGTCGACCTTCGCGGTCCACGTGGGAGGGGAGAGCGAGCCTGCGACGATCGAGCACCGTGCAGACACGTCGGTCGCCGGGGTGTGGCCCCGCCACTTCGCCGTCGTCGAGGCAGACGACGGCGCGGACCTTCTCGTCGTCGCGAACCAGGAGTCGTCGTCGCTCGTCGTGCTGCGGATGGACCCTTCGACAGGTGCGGGGGTCGTGGTGTCGCAGGCGCAGGTGCCTGCTCCAGCGTGCGTCGTCGTCGCGTGA
- a CDS encoding (2Fe-2S)-binding protein: MEQSAATTSASSLAALRLMLDDPADAPEVVVPLSAAECDLLADDHMVCTCNNVSAGEIRTAMQDGSCASLDDIQVKTRAGGACGHCLPTVAGLVDLEILRARPA; this comes from the coding sequence ATGGAACAGTCGGCAGCAACCACCAGTGCCTCCTCGCTCGCAGCTCTGCGGCTCATGCTCGACGACCCGGCCGACGCCCCTGAGGTGGTCGTGCCGCTGTCCGCGGCAGAGTGCGACCTGCTCGCCGACGACCACATGGTCTGCACCTGCAACAACGTGAGCGCCGGAGAGATCCGGACCGCCATGCAGGACGGAAGCTGCGCCAGCCTGGACGACATCCAGGTCAAGACGCGCGCCGGCGGAGCGTGCGGGCACTGCCTGCCGACCGTCGCCGGCCTCGTGGACCTCGAGATCCTCCGCGCGCGTCCCGCCTGA
- the mshA gene encoding D-inositol-3-phosphate glycosyltransferase: MTHDLPRVAMLSVHTSPLEQPGTGDAGGMNVYITELSRALARRGASVEIFTRRTSSAQAGVVQVSDGVLVRHITAGPFEGLDKNDLPGQLCYFSAGVLRTEAARQVGWYDVVHSHYWLSGQAGWLAADRWGVPLVHAMHTMARVKNATLAPGDAAEPMGRIIGEEQVVEEADALIANTPAEAHDLITQYHADPARVHVVTPGVDLETFSPEGPGRAAERAALGLPLDTKIVLFAGRVQLLKAPDVLIRALGVLADHGEPVPTLVVLGGPSGRPTALRELEALAYQVGVSEHVVFHPPVGRTELARWFRAADVVAVPSRSESFGLVAVEAQACGTPVVAADVGGLRTAVADGVSGILVPDHDPSRWARTLGDLLRDDARRADLARGAVRVAAEFSWDATAEQTLEVYSSAVRA, encoded by the coding sequence ATGACGCACGACCTGCCGAGGGTGGCGATGCTCTCCGTCCACACCTCGCCGCTGGAGCAGCCCGGCACCGGGGACGCAGGCGGCATGAACGTCTACATCACCGAGCTGTCCCGTGCGCTCGCGCGTCGTGGTGCGAGCGTCGAGATCTTCACACGTCGGACGTCGTCTGCCCAGGCTGGCGTCGTCCAGGTCAGCGACGGAGTCCTCGTCCGGCACATCACGGCCGGCCCGTTCGAGGGGCTCGACAAGAACGACCTCCCTGGCCAGCTGTGCTATTTCTCGGCAGGTGTCCTCCGGACGGAGGCCGCACGCCAGGTGGGCTGGTACGACGTGGTGCACTCGCACTACTGGCTCTCCGGGCAGGCAGGCTGGCTCGCCGCCGACCGGTGGGGCGTCCCGCTCGTGCACGCGATGCACACCATGGCGCGAGTGAAGAACGCGACGCTGGCCCCGGGAGACGCAGCCGAGCCGATGGGGCGGATCATCGGGGAGGAGCAGGTGGTCGAGGAGGCCGACGCGCTCATCGCCAACACTCCGGCCGAGGCGCACGACCTCATCACGCAATATCACGCCGACCCGGCGCGCGTGCACGTCGTGACACCTGGGGTGGACCTCGAGACGTTCTCGCCCGAGGGCCCCGGCCGGGCCGCAGAGCGTGCTGCCCTCGGGCTTCCTCTGGACACGAAGATCGTGCTCTTCGCAGGACGGGTGCAGCTCCTCAAGGCACCCGACGTCCTCATCCGTGCGCTCGGGGTGCTCGCCGACCATGGCGAGCCGGTCCCGACCCTCGTCGTCCTGGGCGGACCCAGCGGACGGCCGACCGCGTTGCGCGAGCTCGAGGCGCTGGCGTACCAGGTCGGGGTCTCGGAGCACGTGGTCTTCCACCCGCCGGTAGGCCGGACAGAGCTCGCACGCTGGTTCCGGGCTGCAGACGTCGTCGCTGTCCCGTCGCGCAGCGAGTCGTTCGGGCTGGTCGCCGTGGAGGCCCAGGCGTGCGGGACCCCGGTCGTCGCAGCTGACGTGGGCGGGCTCCGGACCGCGGTCGCCGACGGCGTCTCGGGGATCCTCGTCCCCGACCACGACCCGAGCCGGTGGGCGCGCACGCTCGGAGACCTCTTGCGCGACGACGCACGGCGGGCCGACCTCGCCCGCGGTGCCGTGCGGGTGGCCGCCGAGTTCAGCTGGGACGCGACGGCGGAGCAGACCCTCGAGGTCTACTCGTCGGCGGTCCGCGCGTGA
- a CDS encoding phosphoglyceromutase: MTYTLVLLRHGESEWNAKNLFTGWVDVPLSEKGVEEAARGGRLLAEAGILPDVVHTSLLRRAITTANLALDAADRHWIPVKRDWRLNERHYGALQGKDKKQTLAEFGEEQFMLWRRSYDVPPPAIELGSEFSQDTDPRYADAPVVQSECLKDVLVRALPYWEGSVVPDLQAGKTVLVAAHGNSLRAIIKHLDGIDDDAIAGLNVPTGIPLVYELDENLAPVVKGGRYLDADAAAAAIAAVANQGR; encoded by the coding sequence ATGACATACACCCTTGTGCTGCTCCGTCACGGCGAGAGCGAATGGAACGCGAAGAACCTCTTCACAGGCTGGGTCGACGTCCCGCTGTCCGAGAAGGGCGTCGAGGAGGCTGCGCGCGGCGGCAGGCTGCTCGCCGAGGCCGGCATCCTCCCGGACGTCGTGCACACGTCGCTCTTGCGCCGTGCGATCACGACCGCGAACCTCGCGCTCGATGCCGCAGACCGTCACTGGATCCCGGTCAAGCGCGACTGGCGCCTCAACGAGCGCCACTACGGTGCGCTCCAGGGCAAGGACAAGAAGCAGACGCTCGCCGAGTTCGGCGAGGAGCAGTTCATGCTGTGGCGTCGTTCCTACGACGTCCCGCCGCCCGCGATCGAGCTCGGCTCTGAGTTCTCGCAGGACACCGACCCTCGTTACGCGGACGCCCCCGTCGTGCAGAGCGAGTGCCTCAAGGACGTCCTCGTCCGCGCCCTGCCGTACTGGGAAGGGTCGGTCGTCCCGGACCTCCAGGCAGGCAAGACGGTGCTCGTCGCGGCGCACGGCAACTCGCTGCGCGCGATCATCAAGCACCTCGACGGAATCGACGACGACGCGATCGCGGGCCTCAACGTGCCGACCGGCATCCCGCTCGTCTACGAGCTCGACGAGAACCTCGCACCGGTCGTCAAGGGCGGTCGGTACCTCGACGCCGACGCTGCCGCTGCTGCGATCGCGGCAGTCGCCAACCAGGGGCGCTGA
- the phoU gene encoding phosphate signaling complex protein PhoU — translation MREIFESELKQVGDDLAEMSRLVESAISRAGTALLTADLQLAQSVIADDHAIDQIERHLDERCVLLLAQQQPVATDLRVVVSALRMSATLERMGDLARHVAQVARGRYPSKAIAPAAEHTFAAMHDAATRVARRTTTLLTTRDLTVAANIERDDDLLDALHQDTFAALLGESWDGTAQETIDITLVGRYYERFGDHGVSIARRVVYLVTGDFAEASAIRSV, via the coding sequence ATGCGCGAGATCTTCGAATCAGAGCTCAAGCAGGTCGGTGACGACCTGGCCGAGATGAGCCGTCTGGTGGAGTCTGCCATCAGCCGCGCGGGCACCGCGCTGCTGACTGCCGACCTCCAGCTCGCACAGTCCGTCATCGCCGACGACCATGCGATCGACCAGATCGAGCGACACCTGGACGAGCGCTGCGTGCTGCTCCTCGCCCAGCAGCAACCGGTGGCGACCGACCTGCGCGTGGTCGTCAGCGCGTTGCGGATGAGCGCGACGCTCGAGCGGATGGGCGACCTCGCCCGCCACGTCGCTCAGGTTGCTCGGGGCCGCTACCCCAGCAAGGCGATCGCACCAGCAGCCGAGCACACGTTCGCTGCCATGCACGACGCCGCGACCCGCGTCGCGCGTCGCACCACCACGCTCCTCACCACCCGTGACCTCACCGTCGCGGCCAACATCGAGCGCGACGACGACCTCCTGGACGCGCTGCACCAGGACACGTTCGCTGCGCTCCTCGGCGAGAGCTGGGACGGGACCGCGCAGGAGACGATCGACATCACGCTCGTCGGGCGCTACTACGAGCGCTTCGGCGACCACGGCGTCTCGATCGCCCGTCGCGTCGTCTATCTCGTCACCGGCGACTTCGCCGAGGCGTCGGCGATCCGCTCCGTCTGA
- a CDS encoding sensor histidine kinase, whose product MDGYSIIVAGLLGLMTGVLATLAFRMSEREQRSVPVRVPPEIDPGVVRVLAVLRSAAVVLGADDRVVRASAQAYALGIVRTDAVAHPAIQDMVDAVRRDGVIADEELELPRGPIGRGRVMVQVRVARLDSDHVVVLGEDRTEARRVEAIRRDFAVNVSHELKTPVGAISLLAETMQDAADDPEAVRHFAGRMQQESTRLGALVHEIIELSRLQVAGALTEIGVIEVDEVVAEAADRARVVAQAKEITLDVGGEPGLRVFGDHALLVTAVRNLLDNAVAYSGSNTRIGLGVRSAGDLVEIVVVDQGIGIDASQQARIFERFYRVDPARSRDTGGTGLGLSIVKHIASDHGGDVRIWSEPGRGSTFTLRIPSAGAEHTSPEEDA is encoded by the coding sequence GTGGACGGATATTCGATCATCGTGGCAGGACTGCTCGGTCTCATGACCGGTGTGCTCGCGACCCTGGCGTTCCGGATGAGCGAGCGAGAGCAGCGCTCGGTTCCCGTGCGGGTGCCTCCGGAGATCGATCCGGGCGTGGTGAGGGTCTTGGCCGTCCTCCGTTCTGCGGCCGTGGTCCTCGGCGCCGACGACCGCGTCGTGCGAGCCAGCGCACAGGCGTACGCGCTCGGGATCGTCCGGACAGACGCGGTCGCCCACCCGGCGATCCAGGACATGGTCGACGCGGTGCGCCGGGACGGTGTCATCGCCGACGAGGAGCTCGAGCTGCCCCGCGGGCCGATCGGTCGGGGGCGCGTCATGGTCCAGGTCAGGGTCGCTCGGCTCGACAGCGACCACGTCGTGGTTCTCGGCGAGGACCGCACGGAGGCGCGACGCGTCGAGGCCATCCGTCGCGACTTCGCGGTGAACGTGTCGCACGAGCTCAAGACGCCGGTCGGTGCGATCTCCCTGCTCGCCGAGACCATGCAGGACGCTGCAGACGACCCGGAGGCGGTGCGCCACTTCGCCGGACGGATGCAGCAGGAGTCGACCAGGCTCGGCGCTCTCGTCCACGAGATCATCGAGCTCTCCCGCCTCCAGGTGGCCGGTGCTCTCACGGAGATCGGTGTCATCGAGGTCGACGAGGTCGTTGCCGAGGCAGCGGACCGGGCTCGGGTCGTCGCCCAGGCGAAGGAGATCACGCTCGACGTCGGTGGAGAGCCGGGCCTGCGGGTCTTCGGCGACCACGCGCTCCTGGTGACCGCTGTGCGGAACCTGCTGGACAACGCGGTCGCGTACTCGGGGTCCAACACGCGGATCGGGCTCGGTGTGCGCAGCGCGGGCGACCTCGTGGAGATCGTCGTCGTCGACCAGGGGATCGGTATCGACGCGAGCCAGCAGGCGCGGATCTTCGAACGTTTCTACCGCGTCGACCCGGCGCGCTCTCGCGACACCGGTGGAACAGGTCTCGGCCTGAGCATCGTCAAGCACATCGCGTCCGACCATGGCGGGGACGTGCGGATCTGGTCCGAGCCCGGACGCGGATCCACGTTCACCCTGCGCATCCCGTCAGCCGGCGCAGAGCACACATCTCCTGAGGAGGACGCATGA
- a CDS encoding response regulator transcription factor translates to MTRILVVEDEESYREPLTYQLTREGFEVVAVATGLEALAAFDEGGADLVLLDLMLPGLSGTEVCRELRQRSDVPVIMLTAKDGEIDKVVGLELGADDYVTKPYSFRELLARVRAVLRRRQPAAGTEDDPLEDMLVAGPVHMDVERHVVTVRGEAIALPLKEFDLLEFLLRNAGRVLTRGQLIDRVWGSDYVGDTKTLDVHVKRIRSKVEIDPGTPELLLTVRGLGYKFVEAE, encoded by the coding sequence ATGACCCGCATCCTGGTGGTCGAGGACGAGGAGTCCTACCGCGAGCCGCTCACGTACCAGCTGACCCGTGAGGGCTTCGAGGTGGTCGCGGTCGCGACAGGGCTCGAGGCGCTCGCCGCGTTCGACGAGGGGGGAGCGGACCTCGTCCTGCTGGACCTCATGCTCCCCGGGCTGTCCGGCACCGAGGTGTGCCGGGAGCTGCGCCAGCGGTCGGACGTGCCGGTCATCATGCTCACGGCGAAGGACGGCGAGATCGACAAGGTCGTCGGGCTCGAGCTCGGTGCGGACGACTACGTGACGAAGCCGTACTCGTTCCGTGAGCTGCTCGCACGGGTGCGCGCGGTCTTGCGTCGCCGGCAGCCGGCTGCCGGAACCGAGGACGATCCGTTGGAGGACATGCTCGTCGCCGGACCTGTGCACATGGACGTGGAGCGGCACGTCGTCACCGTGCGGGGAGAAGCTATCGCGCTCCCGCTCAAGGAGTTCGACCTCCTCGAGTTCCTGCTCCGCAACGCAGGCAGGGTCCTCACACGTGGGCAGCTCATCGACCGGGTGTGGGGATCGGACTACGTCGGTGACACCAAGACGCTCGACGTCCACGTCAAGCGGATCCGGTCCAAGGTCGAGATCGACCCGGGGACACCAGAGCT